The proteins below come from a single Eremothecium sinecaudum strain ATCC 58844 chromosome II, complete sequence genomic window:
- the SAG1 gene encoding Sag1p (Syntenic homolog of Ashbya gossypii AGR327C; Syntenic homolog of Saccharomyces cerevisiae YJR004C (SAG1)): protein MLLKSILFGLVIALTTAIKIENIQFSNLQISPAPGSDSYPHQGWRTRFDFHIPSTSDIKTDDYFEINFPHVYKIVLGDKWHASFNISIQDEPIFTCTAVQANFRYDDSTLTCKALKDLGNYREISGSMGMLMIFNNGGAYPNELRSAPVFKAGKNTYSASNELTAEFDATAGKYTDSFYYTGHDSGTGFIDLYMLAENCPNGYALESSHTFRFDHTHNLDCADLIVKKSNEFNDWLYPLNAMELNAEVTCNVNNVMVSAGQLAPKERIYVNVLQKVNPDDEPLTNTVQYNYVCTDTDAGTRYTTEFEKTAVVYIARGLEQPTATADAVVNIPPTIAPSTHSRRLVTTTVTVVECSSHVCTTSIQTTHISHSTTPSSPAPSSPAPSSPAPSSPAPSSPAPSSPAPSSSSSRSSSSSSSPPAPSPPAPSPPAPSSSSSRSSPSPSPTPSGPAPSSPAPSGPAPSSPAPSGPAPSSPAPSSPAPSSPAPSSPAPSSPAPSGPAPSSSSSRSSSIPSSPPAPSSASPSPSSGPSSPAPSSPAPSSPAPSSPGPSSPSPSSSPGPSSPSGSSSSPPAPSPPAPSPPAPSPPAPSPPAPSPPAPPSASPSPSPSPSPSPSSPSPSSPSPSSPTVPSSEAPTSSPPAPSPPASSPSPSPSNPAPSSPEPSNPGPSTPPEVESTPNIEIPPSTTPNTFPGSVNPKESTTPTPDATQPTDTPLQTATPSADTPRDVTTLSGSTPPTYSNPDGTPSPTPSPSVPPVGPLSASNTPPASPNTLSVFQGAAAVMKLSNYEMGLLALLPFLL from the coding sequence ATGTTGTTAAAGTCAATTTTATTTGGTTTAGTAATTGCGTTAACGACAGCTATCAAGATTGAAAATATTCAATTCTCAAATCTGCAAATTAGTCCTGCTCCTGGAAGCGATTCGTATCCTCACCAAGGTTGGAGAACTAGATTTGATTTTCATATTCCAAGCACATCAGATATTAAGACTGATGACTACTTTGAAATCAACTTTCCACATGTTTACAAAATTGTTTTAGGCGATAAATGGCATGCTTCCTTCAATATATCAATTCAAGATGAACCTATTTTTACGTGTACAGCTGTGCAAGCAAACTTTCGGTATGATGATTCCACTCTAACTTGCAAAGCTTTGAAAGACTTAGGAAACTATAGAGAAATTTCAGGATCAATGGGAATGCTTATGATATTTAACAATGGCGGTGCTTACCCAAATGAATTGCGCAGCGCTCCTGTTTTCAAAGCTGGCAAGAACACATATTCAGCTAGTAATGAATTAACCGCTGAATTCGATGCCACTGCTGGAAAATACACCGATAGCTTCTACTATACTGGCCATGACTCTGGAACTGGTTTTATTGACCTTTATATGCTGGCAGAAAACTGTCCAAACGGTTACGCTTTAGAATCTAGTCATACTTTCCGCTTCGATCATACTCATAACCTTGACTGTGCTGACCTTATAGTAAAGAAATCCAACGAGTTCAATGACTGGCTCTATCCTCTTAACGCCATGGAGTTAAATGCTGAGGTTACATGTAACGTTAATAATGTTATGGTATCAGCTGGACAACTTGCACCCAAGGAGAGAATATATGTCAATGTCTTGCAGAAAGTCAACCCGGATGATGAACCACTAACCAATACCGTTCAATATAATTACGTTTGCACTGACACAGATGCTGGTACAAGATACACTACTGAATTCGAAAAGACGGCCGTTGTATATATCGCCCGTGGACTCGAGCAGCCTACCGCAACCGCAGATGCTGTAGTTAATATTCCACCCACTATTGCTCCATCAACACACTCAAGGAGACTCGTTACGACTACAGTTACTGTTGTGGAATGTAGTTCACACGTATGCACTACTTCAATCCAAACAACTCATATTTCACATTCGACTACACCTTCTAGTCCAGCTCCTTCTAGTCCAGCTCCTTCTAGTCCAGCTCCTTCGAGTCCAGCTCCTTCGAGTCCAGCTCCTTCGAGTCCAGCTCCTTCGAGCTCGTCTTCAAGATCTTCTTCAAGTTCATCTTCTCCACCAGCGCCTTCTCCACCAGCGCCTTCTCCACCAGCACCTTCGAGCTCGTCTTCAAGATCTTCTCCAAGCCCATCTCCAACACCTTCTGGTCCAGCACCCTCGAGTCCAGCACCTTCTGGTCCAGCACCCTCGAGTCCAGCACCTTCTGGTCCAGCACCCTCGAGTCCAGCTCCTTCGAGTCCAGCTCCTTCGAGTCCAGCTCCTTCGAGTCCAGCTCCTTCGAGTCCAGCTCCTTCGGGTCCAGCTCCTTCGAGCTCGTCTTCAAgatcttcttcaattccaTCTTCTCCACCAGCGCCTTCTAGTGCTTCTCCAAGTCCATCTTCCGGTCCTTCAAGCCCAGCTCCTTCAAGCCCAGCTCCTTCAAGCCCAGCTCCTTCAAGCCCAGGTCCATCTTCTCCAAGTCCATCGTCATCCCCAGGTCCTTCTAGTCCTTCAGGAAGTTCATCTTCTCCACCAGCACCTTCTCCACCAGCGCCTTCTCCACCAGCGCCTTCTCCACCAGCACCTTCTCCACCAGCACCTTCTCCACCAGCACCTCCTAGTGCTTCTCCAAGTCCATCTCCAAGTCCATCTCCAAGTCCTTCGAGCCCAAGTCCTTCGAGCCCAAGTCCATCTTCACCTACTGTACCTTCTAGCGAAGCACCAACTAGTTCTCCTCCAGCACCATCTCCTCCAGCATCTAGTCCTTCGCCAAGTCCATCTAATCCAGCACCATCTTCTCCTGAACCATCTAATCCAGGTCCTTCCACCCCCCCCGAAGTTGAATCCACACCTAATATCGAGATTCCTCCTTCAACTACTCCAAATACCTTCCCAGGTTCGGTCAATCCTAAAGAGTCTACTACACCAACACCTGATGCAACCCAGCCAACAGATACACCACTACAAACTGCTACACCTTCGGCTGATACTCCTAGAGACGTTACCACGCTGAGCGGTAGCACCCCACCAACATATTCCAATCCCGATGGAACACCTTCCCCTACACCATCTCCAAGTGTACCACCTGTTGGCCCACTCAGTGCATCCAATACTCCACCAGCTTCTCCAAACACATTGAGCGTTTTCCAAGGTGCTGCTGCTGTAATGAAGTTATCCAACTACGAAATGGGCTTACTTGCTCTATTACCATTCCTATTATGA